In Lemur catta isolate mLemCat1 chromosome 5, mLemCat1.pri, whole genome shotgun sequence, the genomic stretch ggaaaaaaaaaaaaaaaaaaccccaaaaaaccagATACCTTGGAACGGGGGATTTAGTAAATTCGCATAGGTGCTGCATTTAAACTGATTTTCTGGGGTGTGGCATGAATATCATAGGCAATTAGGAAAATGCTCCTGATTTTGGAAGATACATGCTGAAGATGTTAGGTGTGATGTGTCAAGGTGTATGCAACATACACTGTCAATTGCTACAGCAAGTGCGTACACTTATTGAGCCTAGGTGAATATGTGGGTATTCCTTAACAACCTAGGTGGAGTGTTACATGGGTGTTCCTTAGCAATTTCAGCGCATACTTTCTGAAATCCAATGTGTTTCCCTGCTGTTACTTTACTCTCTCCAAAATGTAAAGATACTTTTCCTCTGCAAAACTTACCAAGTCATCCCAGGAAGAGTGTTTTACGTGTATGACTCTTTCCCGCACATACCCAAAGTCTCTGCAAAGGTTTTTAATGGGACGGTATTTACATAGGGCAATTTGCTAGGAGTGTCAGCAAGCACATCATTTTGCCTGAAAATCTTTATAGAGGTGGCATAATTCCAAGCATGACAGCTCATTTAACGGAAATGGTGGGTGGCTCTGAAAAGAGCCTTTGTTATTCGGCTGATTTTTCGTTCTCACGGAAAATGAAAAAGCCAATGCAAGTAGTCAACACTTTACTTTCCCTTGGCCTTATGATGGCTCTCAGTCTTCTTCGGCAGCAGCACAGCCTGAATGTTAGGCAGGACACCGCCCTGCGCGATAGTCACACGGCCCAGAAGCTTGTTCAACTCCTCATCGTTGCGGATGGCTAGCTGTAAGTGGCGTGGAATGATACGTGTCTTCTTGTTGTCTCGGGCCGCGTTGCCCGCCAGCTCCAGGATCTCGGCGGTCAAATACTCCAGCACCGCCGCCAGGTACACCGGAGCACCGGCTCCCACTCGCTCAGAGTAGTTGCCTTTGCGGAGCAGGCGGTGCACACGGCCCACAGGGAACTGGAGACCGGCTCGAGAGGACCGAGTCTTGGCCTTGGCTCGAGCTTTCCCGCCTTGTTTACCGCGACCTGACATTACTGCTACAGCAATTTAAAGAAGAGCCTCCACAACGAAATACAGTTAGACTACATCAGAAGTGAAAGCAAGAGAAATATTTATACTAACTGGAGGTAGGCTGTGGGGAATTCTCTCATTGGCTAACGTTAAGTACCCAATAGGAAATCAGATTTTGCATCCTTCATTTGCATATGGTCCTTCCCTCTAGTGTAGGGTTCACTTTTGAACCAAGCACCAATCCGGCTTGATGAACCTTTAACTTGGAAATTAATAATTGAatcagtttgtttttcttaaaataccaTTCTTAAACATGGAGTGGGGGTGTGCTGACTTTTGGCCACTGGTCCTTTTCTGGGATTGTGTCTCATGGTTATGGAAAGAAAAGGACTTGAAACAATTTCTAAATAGATAACATTTAATAAGTACATACTTCTGTGCCAGGCCTTATTTTAACTCTAAACCTCTCAATAGAAAATGGGGAGAAAGGGAACAAATGATTCGTTATTGTGGCCTAATTCTTCTTAAACTAGCTGAACaatgaaaacaggaaaagggTTGGATGACTAGCCCCCGACTTTTCACTTGTATCTTATATGTAAGGCTTTCAGATCACCTTGAAGGCATGTAGAGTGAGTATTGTCCTCATTTTAGAGATTGGAAAACTGATAGACCCTGAACAATTATTAACCTTGCCCAAGATAACATTGAGTTAGTGAAACCAAGGACTCTCACTTCCTGCCTGGAAACACCTTTCTCGTTGATGAGAGCCATTCCCAACACTCTACCCCTTGCTTTTTTCTCATTTGGGTACAACACACAGGATTTTAGTTATTTCCCAAAACTCCACATCATCTTATACTGTACCCATTTTGCACTTTCCCTCTGTCTTCTTTGGGTTGGATAACTGAGTCTATAATATAAACTGAGAGCACGCTGATGAACAGGAGAAAAGATATATGAATTTATTACATGCATGGGGTCATTGCAGGAAAGAAAAGTGAATGCTCAAAAACCCAGTGAAATCTAGAAGTTTATATACTCTCTTCataggggaaaggggagggggatTTAGACATATTAGGGGAGAATATATGATTTGGGGGAAAGATGAGTAGCCCTTACAAAAAATAGGTGATAGCCTGTGACAAAGTGTCTGGTGTGGTGTTGATCTTTATCTCCTCTCTTGTGACACAGTTAATCTTCCCTGGTTTATGAGATTTCCCCTGGTTGATGAGGTTCCCCTGGGGAGCGAATTCTTGACAACTGAGTTCcttttggaggatctgtcttTAGTTAAATAAGGGGAGCTCAGAGAAATACCCTACCTTTACTGTTCCCAGGGTGTCCTCAGTTCCAACTAATGAGCAcaccaaagtggcatattttgttTTGGGGTAGCATTTCCTGAATTCTTTTGTAACATTGAAGCACATACCATAGACTCTTTTAGGAAATGCGAGAACAAACACTCCATGACATAGAAATACTCAGAATGAGATTATGTGTTATGAGTCATTGACTGGTCTTAAGCTCTCATGTCAAGGAACATAAAATCAAGAGAGATTGCCTAGAGAAATCTTGCTTTTATAGTCCATGTGACAGAAGCAGATGGGGTCCAGGTGGAGCTAGATAATTATTTCAGGAATTTCTTAGGACTGAAGCCCAAAGGTCTACTTGTAGCAAAACAGGATGGTATAAGGAACAAGACAGGTGCCAGAAAATCTGCTCCTAAGCTAACACTGTCAGAGAATATGGTTTGATTCAGGGAATCTGACAGGAGAGTAAAGGTGCTCATTTtctgtttgtggtttttttttttttttttttgccttctctaAAGTCTTCTGATTCCTGCAACCTTTTATCTTCAGAATATTcaacctccttttaaaaaataattatcttcacCATCAAGAACAGCAATAAACATCAATAACCACTAGCTAATGAAAAGTTGAAATTTGCAAGACCTGTGATGGAGATGTAAAAGAGGTATCTCAGACACTGCCCCAATGAGTATTTTACTCTGCGAAGAGAGGACTCATATATATGAAGATTAAATAGCAGTGCATATTCTGCCTCCAAAATAAAGGTTTTGagcaataaataatataaaagcacATGAAGGAGAAGATTGATTATCGTAAATTAGAAGGATCAAGAGAGCTCCTGAGGGAGATATGCATCTAGGATTTATTCAgcatatatttactgaaaatctGCTAAGTGTCAGAGTATTCTAGGTGCAAGGAacatagcagtgaacaaagcagacaatgACCTGTGTCCTCAGGGTGCtactttttttgttgggagaggTGCACAGTAAGGTAAATATATAGTAAAAGTGTGGAGATAAGTGATGagtactatggagaaaaataaagtaaagaaAGGGGATAGGAGACACAATGGGGATGTGGAAGGAAAGTGTCACCAGGAGGGTATCATTTGAGTTCAGACCTGAGGGAGACTAAGAAGCCAGCCAAGTAGGAAGAATAAATACTTCAATACAATGCCAGATGTATTTATTAAAAGCCAGGAAAATGTCAGGAGCCAAAAGCCAGAAGGTACAGCTGTTCTAATTTCCTGAACAAATTGTAGGCCATTTTGGATGGAACAGTAGACATATACAGGACTAGATAAAACAGAAGCCAAGACTAAGGGCTGCTTGAAAACCCGGGCTAGAAGCTGGAGTACATCCAGTCAAAACATCAGTAATCTAT encodes the following:
- the LOC123638387 gene encoding histone H2A type 1-B; the encoded protein is MSGRGKQGGKARAKAKTRSSRAGLQFPVGRVHRLLRKGNYSERVGAGAPVYLAAVLEYLTAEILELAGNAARDNKKTRIIPRHLQLAIRNDEELNKLLGRVTIAQGGVLPNIQAVLLPKKTESHHKAKGK